In Candidatus Hamiltonella defensa 5AT (Acyrthosiphon pisum), one genomic interval encodes:
- a CDS encoding MFS transporter, which produces MPKFIGSVSCLMHFLFVVQLVSMGAIEMSGPFWPVHLKSLSLTSELRFSGTAVYVLPMVGIMLTSTFWGEMGDRMGNKMMMLRALLGLSLTQFVLAWTDNIMVILILRFIQGACAGYIAPAQAYGVSMIPSDKRPRLFAYLQISTNVGSFLGTLVGGIILDYLSFFWINMIAAILCLLSAVSILIFLPQSHGVLSCLKEKPCLDKSIPPISDEYPRSYIFGLLMILGLLLVSRMIPQSSFSLYIIDIYKESHLTTGFCYGLQALGLVVSATCWARYFENKNIFESMKNLSFIALPILALKR; this is translated from the coding sequence ATGCCTAAATTCATAGGCAGTGTATCCTGCTTAATGCATTTTTTGTTTGTCGTACAATTAGTTTCCATGGGGGCCATCGAAATGAGCGGCCCTTTTTGGCCCGTACATTTAAAAAGCCTCAGCTTGACATCCGAGTTGCGTTTTTCCGGCACGGCGGTTTATGTGCTCCCGATGGTTGGCATCATGTTAACCAGTACTTTTTGGGGGGAAATGGGCGATCGGATGGGGAATAAAATGATGATGCTGCGCGCGCTTTTAGGCTTGTCTTTGACACAGTTTGTTTTAGCTTGGACTGATAACATCATGGTGATTCTGATCCTGCGTTTTATACAGGGGGCTTGTGCCGGATACATCGCCCCCGCACAGGCTTACGGTGTTAGCATGATTCCCTCTGATAAAAGACCTCGTTTATTTGCTTACTTACAGATTTCTACTAATGTGGGATCTTTTCTCGGCACGCTTGTTGGTGGGATTATTCTCGATTATTTGAGTTTTTTTTGGATCAACATGATAGCGGCGATTTTATGTTTGCTTTCTGCTGTCAGCATCTTGATTTTTTTGCCGCAATCCCACGGTGTTTTATCTTGCTTAAAAGAAAAACCGTGTTTGGATAAAAGCATCCCCCCAATTTCTGACGAATATCCTCGTTCTTATATTTTTGGATTACTGATGATTCTGGGTTTATTACTGGTCAGCCGAATGATCCCACAATCTTCTTTTTCTTTATATATCATCGATATTTATAAAGAGAGTCATTTGACTACAGGTTTTTGCTATGGATTGCAAGCGCTGGGGTTGGTTGTTTCGGCTACCTGTTGGGCTCGTTATTTTGAAAATAAAAATATATTCGAATCTATGAAAAATTTGTCATTCATCGCCCTGCCTATTTTGGCACTAAAGCGGTAA
- a CDS encoding NAD/NADP octopine/nopaline dehydrogenase family protein, with translation MKNEKLNIVICGGGRTGHLSAVLFKQRPNVKVSLLTENLLLVKHFQKNGGEIKAIRPECSILTARPDVVSCQVEETLKDADMVIITVPAHIRPDLLKKIAPHLPSHKTVFVGAIPGFCGFDWLAEKVLNQRPNVVIWGMKDVPHIAFDLCLGEWIRMGGAKNHLYIACHQRESLEAHATLLAYLQSLYGMPIEILPNYLAITLTPGNPIMHSSVIYGHIGPYGQMYKNYFSSLLCWWEDCPELAVYFLQRTDEENQLLCRAIEKILRIDLSSVHPLLEEIREAYAEQIIENHTLLSVLRTNQAYRRIPLPLIPVDQKGYVFDKTHRAFHEDVNYGFVFIGGDGKTLES, from the coding sequence GTGAAGAATGAAAAATTAAATATCGTCATTTGTGGCGGTGGGCGCACAGGTCATTTATCAGCGGTTCTTTTTAAACAACGCCCAAACGTTAAAGTTTCTTTGCTGACCGAAAACCTCTTGTTGGTTAAACACTTTCAAAAAAACGGGGGAGAAATAAAAGCAATACGACCAGAATGCAGCATTTTGACGGCTCGCCCTGATGTCGTTTCCTGTCAGGTCGAAGAGACTTTAAAAGACGCCGATATGGTGATTATTACGGTACCCGCCCATATTCGGCCTGACTTATTAAAAAAAATAGCGCCTCATTTGCCCTCTCATAAAACCGTCTTTGTCGGTGCGATCCCGGGGTTTTGCGGTTTTGACTGGTTGGCAGAAAAGGTATTGAATCAACGCCCTAATGTGGTTATTTGGGGTATGAAAGATGTCCCCCATATTGCTTTTGATCTCTGCTTAGGAGAATGGATCAGAATGGGAGGTGCAAAAAATCACCTTTATATTGCCTGTCATCAACGTGAGAGTTTGGAAGCCCATGCGACTTTATTGGCTTATTTACAATCGCTTTATGGCATGCCTATTGAGATTTTGCCAAATTATCTTGCGATCACACTCACACCTGGAAATCCTATCATGCACAGCTCCGTGATTTATGGGCATATTGGTCCTTATGGGCAGATGTATAAAAACTATTTTTCTTCTTTACTTTGCTGGTGGGAAGATTGCCCTGAATTAGCGGTTTATTTTTTGCAACGCACTGATGAAGAGAATCAATTATTATGCCGAGCCATAGAAAAAATTTTGCGGATTGATTTGTCTTCTGTTCACCCGTTGTTAGAAGAAATCAGGGAAGCTTATGCGGAGCAGATCATTGAAAATCACACTTTATTATCCGTGCTACGTACGAATCAAGCCTATCGGAGGATCCCTCTGCCATTGATCCCCGTTGACCAAAAGGGATACGTTTTTGATAAAACTCACCGTGCTTTTCATGAAGACGTGAACTATGGGTTTGTCTTTATTGGTGGCGATGGCAAAACGCTTGAATCTTGA